A genomic segment from Drosophila willistoni isolate 14030-0811.24 chromosome 2L unlocalized genomic scaffold, UCI_dwil_1.1 Seg168, whole genome shotgun sequence encodes:
- the LOC6652166 gene encoding RNA polymerase II-associated protein 3 yields MNEGARKTMELQRQVRHNATEYQNAVKNLYSWEKDIKSKEQTIKNAANATAKNNVPVRSYVEKKEEKTAKPISPSGSAAGTPTEKQDLPVDLVAQQHKKANDIKDRGNTYVKKGDYDHAIEAYTEAVDVYPYDPIYFSNRALCYLKKEDYNSCVEDCEAAIRLDKLCAKAYYRRMQANESLGNNMEALKDCTSVLAIEPKNVEAKTSLARINNRLRANATKGGPNFTPDRPDLVDILPLDKPAYKRSKKPMRRVPIVDIVSPRATSNNNTNQLRISDDDIDKIFNSYCGAFEEVKNNTKPKLESNPIETPALKLPEHTSNSLNPDTEVAQKKAAKPTINNSPALTSQTEASAADGPVERALPPQPMNTAQFYITWKELSPAQKYKYLKSIEIPNLCKILGAGFDSDTFTDLLHTIQEFYVPNKEPTTAAVLYEISKNEEFVILAMLMSTEEKNIISSIMTELKKWTKNTTILAKLTKAYNVD; encoded by the exons ATGAATGAAGGAGCACGTAAGACTATGGAGCTGCAGCGCCAGGTGCGCCACAATGCAACCGAGTATCAGAATGCAGTGAAAAATCTATATTCATGGGAAAAGGACATAAAAAGCAAAGAGCAGACAATAAAGAATGCCGCGAACGCCACTGCAAAAAAC AATGTTCCAGTGCGCAGCTATGTAgagaaaaaggaagaaaagaCAGCTAAACCTATTAGCCCATCCGGCTCTGCCGCAGGTACCCCTACAGAAAAGCAAGACCTTCCCGTCGATCTTGTTGCCCAGCAACACAAAAAAGCCAATGATATTAAAGATCGTGGCAACACTTATGTGAAAAAAGGGGATTATGACCACGCGATTGAAGCCTACACAGAAGCTGTGGACGTTTACCCCTATGATCCCATATACTTCAGCAATCGAGCGCTGTGTTACCTTAAAAAGGAGGA ctaTAACAGCTGCGTTGAGGACTGTGAGGCAGCTATTCGATTAGACAAACTTTGCGCCAAAGCCTATTATAGACGGATGCAGGCTAATGAATCGCTGGGAAACAACATGGAGGCGCTCAAAGATTGCACAAGTGTCCTGGCTATTGAGCCCAAAAATGTTGAAGCCAAGACAAGTTTGGCCCGCATCAATAATCGGCTACGTGCAAACG CAACTAAAGGTGGACCAAATTTCACGCCGGATCGACCCGATTTAGTTGATATCCTTCCACTGGATAAACCGGCCTATAAACGCTCAAAAAAGCCCATGCGACGTGTGCCTATAGTGGATATAGTCTCACCCAGAGCTACTTCTAATAACAATACAAATCAATTGCGTATCTCAGATGATGATATTGATAAGATCTTCAATAGCTATTGCGGAGCATTTgaagaagttaaaaataatacTAAACCCAAGCTGGAATCTAATCCAATTGAAACACCAGCATTAAAATTACCTGAACATACATCCAATTCGCTGAACCCAGATACGGAAGTGGCTCAGAAGAAAGCTGCAAAGCCTACTATTAACAACTCTCCAGCTCTCACGTCTCAAACAGAAGCCAGTGCCGCAGATGGCCCCGTGGAA CGAGCTTTGCCACCACAACCAATGAACACAGCCCAGTTCTATATTACTTGGAAGGAATTGTCTCCCGCTCAGAAATATAAGTATTTGAAATCCATTGAAATTCCAAATCTGTGCAAAATACTTGGAGCCGGATTTGATTCTGACACTTTTACAGATCTCTTGCACACCATCCAAGAGTTCTATGTGCCCAATAAGGAGCCTACAACAGCAGCAGTTTTATATGAGATTAGCAAAAATGAGGAATTTGTTATTCTGGCCATGCTTATGTCAACAGAAGAGAAGAATA TTATTTCCTCTATAATGACTGAGCTCAAAAAATGGACGAAAAATACAACGATATTGGCCAAATTAACCAAGGCTTATAATGTGGATTAG
- the LOC6652165 gene encoding uncharacterized protein LOC6652165 isoform X2: MDYPKALNARQDLLDGIDNEALDLFMQVAAGVGALDNDENNQQGGHGHNLTNVDHMATGGGGGLGGGGGATKLESPHTPPMQVGSLSSTPISTPHSQQQQLQQQQHVHSHAHLPESPPDSGSEPAYSPLGETHGLTLPGRELIYPMLQTELQYPSPPHQHQHQQQQQQQQQQQQQMAPSGHHFVAPPADVRIKHESGLVMNPNSLMCQQQSLQPMNEQQLPPLHQQQHQELQQDQMLYQHYDNGPGPGSGLYSAGSYQNLSTTCMLTSSLGLGDRVQVIGTSQLSLNRISAPSTPVHLSSRKRKMSTQLDCPDFGATPKLDTTGGLVMSPLRASHHSLASTPQDLNLSKTPAHSHCSASVSPALSAINSQADNSLDGQASNAAAGSGSGSGSGSEAGDPALSQCIRFSPFQPENWHKLCDQSLQELSVIYYRVDADKGFNFSVSDDAYVCQKKNHFQVTCHARLQGDAKFVKTPSGLEKIKSFHLHFYGVKFEAPNQTIRVEQSQSDRSKKPFYPVPIDLQSHIVSKVTVGRLHFSETTNNNMRKKGRPNPEQRFFQLVVGLHVHTTSGNFPVVSHGSERIIVRASNPGQFESDVDLCWQRGLTQESIFHAGRVGINTDRPDESLVVHGNLKVSGHIVQPSDSRAKQEIGELDTSVQLRNLQKIRIVRYRYEPEFAVHSGLRRESDTREIVDTGVIAQEVREVIPDAVQEAGSVVLPNGNVIENFLLVNKDRILMENIGAVKELCKVTGSLETRIEHLERANSHHNSHQLRAKDLLEPSSLLALKSSPTPSLSIHSRRRDGYELCSSRSLQIVIFLLIIVMAACLAAVSTLYFVEHNKQQQLDGYQLFGNGHLFHSDSTSATHLSDEDRQYFQHNLHTLFKNKTHVAWPSLAYATSTSRPPPSLHHFGEDETEELSAVMTKPQVSQQQQQQQSQPNLKHSRITTTAPNSRVVSNKTISSKNGKKWPLPQEVLRQSANGQKLIQSVRLPGRLSALAGSSGTPNNENPALVSSEKPPEVIALAQDFENNSIDIDAQQQQQQQLQAKTSSLPLPLPLPTIKLDEHIVVVGTIASSSTAPDPSVGQAIRKLNTGDAVIYNVYKTVSPPTSNLALTTNKVSTEPAQSTLAALALDVPPPAQPVRNSSGRHDNADALDLQNLSNTNESVDNPITALFGFEFTGAGLRDSSVGRRSANQRSLDWIRQKTLKTPIFGQPKECNGDESVSDNCQSVCYDDVPSPQSQTDNLDANVKQQHVEEIDLQSAEQDQDSDILSEQQTAVLAGHSGQNETANLAEATRTNPQRVYHGKSSHNTEAQSKQFSTETDASTSEDALYSVVGGPQLAPNAAAEVDHVELLAPKPDTEVGEPSSIALAPVVQLDCWSISACVLAAQSNYTIDVERYCPTAGSSLNISYTVPVSRYLQATSLELHFNSNKPLQWSICTDEDQSKAKASTQLNEDEDEAPPSSWVKVLKQMGNNKLILALDIPTRGNFVRDFMLRASHDLEQQKLCDDNAHVANPILQYNFSIIRDCD, encoded by the exons ATGGATTATCCCAAGGCATTGAATG CTCGCCAAGATCTACTTGATGGTATTGACAATGAAGCCCTAGATCTGTTCATGCAAGTGGCCGCTGGTGTTGGTGCCCTTGATAACGATGAGAATAACCAGCAAGGTGGTCATGGACATAATCTTACGAATGTAGATCACATGGCAACAGGTGGTGGTGGGGGActaggaggaggaggaggcgcAACTAAATTGGAATCCCCACACACACCACCCATGCAGGTCGGCAGCTTGAGCAGCACACCAATATCCACACCGCAtagccaacagcagcaactacagcagcagcagcatgtCCATTCCCATGCCCATTTGCCGGAAAGTCCACCAGATTCGGGGTCAGAACCCGCCTATAGTCCACTGGGCGAGACCCATGGCCTGACTCTGCCCGGCCGAGAACTTATCTATCCGATGTTGCAGACAGAGCTACAGTATCCTTCACCAccgcatcagcatcagcatcagcagcaacaacagcagcagcagcagcaacagcaacagatgGCACCGAGTGGACATCATTTTGTTGCCCCTCCAGCCGATGTACGAATTAAGCATGAGTCGGGACTTGTAATGAATCCGAATAGCCTAATGTGCCAGCAGCAGTCGCTGCAGCCGATGAACGAGCAACAATTGCCGCCGTTgcaccaacagcaacatcagGAGTTGCAGCAAGATCAGATGCTCTACCAGCACTATGATAATGGCCCCGGGCCTGGGTCTGGCTTGTATTCAGCGGGTAGCTATCAGAATTTATCCACCACCTGCATGCTGACTTCCTCGTTGGGATTGGGCGATCGTGTCCAGGTAATTGGAACTAGCCAATTGTCACTGAATCGCATCTCGGCGCCCTCCACTCCAGTCCACCTGTCGTCACGCAAACGTAAAATGTCGACGCAACTGGACTGTCCGGATTTTGGTGCTACTCCGAAACTGGACACAACCGGAGGACTGGTGATGAGCCCGTTGCGTGCTTCACATCATTCGCTGGCCTCCACACCCCAAGATCTAAATCTGAGCAAGACGCCCGCCCATTCACACTGTTCTGCCTCTGTGTCGCCGGCTCTGTCCGCCATCAATTCCCAGGCGGACAATAGCCTCGATGGACAGGCTAGTAATGCAGCTGCCGGCTCCGGATCAGGATCCGGGTCTGGCAGTGAAGCCGGCGATCCAGCACTCAGCCAATGCATTCGCTTCAGTCCCTTTCAGCCTGAGAACTGGCACAAATTGTGCGATCAGAGTTTGCAGGAGCTATCCGTTATCTACTATCGCGTGGATGCCGATAAAGGATTCAATTTCAGCGTCTCGGATGACGCCTACGTGTGCCAGAAGAAGAACCACTTTCAGGTTACTTGCCATGCCCGCCTTCAGGGCGATGCCAAATTCGTGAAAACACCGTCCGGCCTGGAGAAAATTAAGTCCTTCCATTTGCATTTCTATGGCGTCAAATTCGAGGCGCCCAACCAGACGATTCGCGTGGAGCAGAGCCAATCGGATCGCTCCAAAAAGCCATTTTACCCCGTACC TATCGATCTCCAGAGTCACATTGTCAGCAAGGTCACAGTGGGTCGTCTGCACTTTTCGGAGACGACAAACAACAATATGAGGAAAAAAGGTCGCCCCAATCCGGAACAGCGTTTCTTTCAACTAGTGGTGGGACTGCATGTCCACACCACTTCAGGTAACTTCCCAGTGGTTAGCCACGGCAGCGAAAGGATCATAGTGCGTGCCTCGAATCCGGGACAGTTCGAGTCGGATGTGGATCTCTGTTGGCAACGGGGTCTCACCCAGGAATCGATATTCCATGCGGGACGAGTGGGCATCAATACAGATCGACCTGACGAGAGTCTGGTGGTGCACGGGAATCTTAAGGTATCGGGCCACATAGTCCAGCCGAGCGATAGCCGAGCCAAGCAAGAAATCGGGGAACTGGACACATCGGTCCAGTTGAGGAATTTGCAGAAGATTCGCATTGTTCGCTATCGCTACGAGCCAGAGTTTGCGGTTCACTCGGGCCTGAGGCGGGAGAGCGACACCCGAGAGATTGTGGACACTGGTGTGATAGCTCAAGAGGTGCGTGAGGTGATCCCAGATGCTGTACAAGAGGCTGGCAGTGTAGTGCTGCCCAATGGCAATgtcattgaaaattttctccTGGTCAATAAG GATCGCATCCTCATGGAGAATATTGGCGCCGTAAAAGAGCTCTGCAAGGTGACTGGTTCGCTAGAGACCCGCATTGAGCATCTGGAACGTGCCAATAGTCACCATAATAGCCACCAACTGCGTGCCAAGGATTTGTTGGAGCCAAGCTCCCTACTGGCTTTGAAATCGTCCCCAACCCCATCGTTGTCCATACACAGCCGCCGCCGAGATGGCTACGAGCTTTGCTCCAGTCGCAGTCTTCAGATTGTGATATTCCTCCTGATCATTGTGATGGCTGCCTG CCTTGCAGCCGTTTCCACTCTCTACTTTGTGGAGCATAATAAACAGCAGCAATTGGACGGTTATCAGCTATTTGGAAATGGCCATCTTTTTCACTCTGACTCCACATCAGCCACCCATTTGAGCGACGAGGATCGGCAATATTTCCAACACAATCTTCACACGCTATTTAAGAACAAAACCCATGTGGCCTGGCCGAGTTTAGCATATGCAACAAGTACCTCCAGACCTCCGCCTAGCTTACATCATTTTGGTGAGGACGAAACTGAGGAATTGTCCGCTGTGATGACCAAACCCCAGGtgtcacaacaacaacagcagcagcaaagtcAGCCAAATTTGAAGCACAGTCGTATTACCACAACAGCTCCCAACAGCAGAGTCGTCAGCAATAAGACAATAAGCagtaaaaatggaaaaaagtgGCCACTCCCGCAAGAAGTTTTGCGTCAGAGTGCGAATGGGCAAAAACTGATCCAATCTGTGCGGTTACCAGGACGCCTATCGGCGCTGGCCGGAAGCAGTGGGACCCCCAATAACGAGAACCCCGCCTTGGTCTCTTCGGAGAAGCCGCCCGAGGTCATTGCCCTGGCCCAGGACTTCGAGAATAACTCCATAGACATTGATgcccaacagcaacagcagcaacaactacagGCTAAGACCTCGTCTCTGCCACTGCCCTTACCTTTGCCCACTATAAAGCTGGATGAGCACATTGTGGTGGTGGGAACCATAGCAAGCAGCAGCACGGCTCCAGATCCCTCCGTTGGCCAGGCTATACGTAAACTTAATACTGGAGATGCAGTGATCTATAATGTGTACAAGACAGTCTCTCCGCCCACATCGAACCTGGCGCTGACCACCAATAAAGTCAGCACAGAACCGGCGCAGAGTACTTTGGCAGCCTTGGCCTTGGATGTCCCACCGCCAGCTCAGCCAGTGCGAAACAGCAGTGGGCGTCACGACAATGCCGATGCTTTGGACCTGCAGAACCTGTCTAACACGAATGAGTCTGTGGATAATCCCATTACAGCGCTCTTTGGATTCGAATTCACCGGAGCTGGTCTACGCGATTCTAGCGTGGGTCGCCGTTCGGCCAATCAGCGAAGTCTAGACTGGATCAGGCAGAAGACTCTGAAGACGCCGATATTTGGACAGCCCAAGGAGTGCAATGGCGATGAATCGGTCAGCGACAATTGCCAG TCAGTTTGCTATGATGATGTACCATCTCCCCAATCCCAGACAGACAATTTGGACGCGAATGTGAAGCAACAACATGTTGAGGAGATAGATCTACAATCAGCGGAGCAGGACCAGGACTCTGACATATTAAGCGAACAGCAGACAGCAGTTCTTGCTGGGCACTCTGGTCAGAATGAAACCGCCAATCTGGCTGAGGCCACCCGGACAAATCCCCAGCGAGTGTATCACGGAAAAAGCTCACACAACACTGAAGCCCAGTCCAAGCAGTTCTCAACCGAAACAGACGCCTCGACCAGTGAGGATGCCTTATACAGTGTAGTAGGAGGCCCGCAGTTGGCACCCAATGCAGCTGCCGAGGTGGATCATGTAGAACTGTTGGCTCCAAAGCCGGATACCGAGGTAGGAGAACCCTCGTCCATAGCATTGGCCCCTGTTGTTCAGTTGGATTGTTGGAGCATTTCCGCGTGTGTCTTAGCAGCTCAATCGAACTACACCATCGATGTGGAAAGGTATTGTCCCACAGCCGGTAGTTCATTGAATATAAGTTACACGGTTCCAGTGTCGCGGTATCTTCAGGCCACCAGCCTTGAGCTCCATTTCAA TTCCAACAAGCCTCTACAGTGGTCCATTTGCACGGATGAGGATCAGTCCAAGGCCAAGGCGAGTACCCAGTTAAACGAGGACGAGGATGAGGCTCCGCCGAGTAGTTGGGTCAAAGTGCTCAAACAAATGGGCAACAACAAGCTAATTCTGGCCCTGGACATACCAACGCGCGGCAATTTCGTGCGCGACTTTATGCTGCGAGCCAGCCATGACCTAGAACAG CAAAAACTTTGCGATGACAACGCCCATGTGGCAAACCCTATACTCCAGTACAACTTTAGCATTATAAGAGATTGTGATtag
- the LOC6652165 gene encoding uncharacterized protein LOC6652165 isoform X1, producing the protein MDFDFSDFSRQDLLDGIDNEALDLFMQVAAGVGALDNDENNQQGGHGHNLTNVDHMATGGGGGLGGGGGATKLESPHTPPMQVGSLSSTPISTPHSQQQQLQQQQHVHSHAHLPESPPDSGSEPAYSPLGETHGLTLPGRELIYPMLQTELQYPSPPHQHQHQQQQQQQQQQQQQMAPSGHHFVAPPADVRIKHESGLVMNPNSLMCQQQSLQPMNEQQLPPLHQQQHQELQQDQMLYQHYDNGPGPGSGLYSAGSYQNLSTTCMLTSSLGLGDRVQVIGTSQLSLNRISAPSTPVHLSSRKRKMSTQLDCPDFGATPKLDTTGGLVMSPLRASHHSLASTPQDLNLSKTPAHSHCSASVSPALSAINSQADNSLDGQASNAAAGSGSGSGSGSEAGDPALSQCIRFSPFQPENWHKLCDQSLQELSVIYYRVDADKGFNFSVSDDAYVCQKKNHFQVTCHARLQGDAKFVKTPSGLEKIKSFHLHFYGVKFEAPNQTIRVEQSQSDRSKKPFYPVPIDLQSHIVSKVTVGRLHFSETTNNNMRKKGRPNPEQRFFQLVVGLHVHTTSGNFPVVSHGSERIIVRASNPGQFESDVDLCWQRGLTQESIFHAGRVGINTDRPDESLVVHGNLKVSGHIVQPSDSRAKQEIGELDTSVQLRNLQKIRIVRYRYEPEFAVHSGLRRESDTREIVDTGVIAQEVREVIPDAVQEAGSVVLPNGNVIENFLLVNKDRILMENIGAVKELCKVTGSLETRIEHLERANSHHNSHQLRAKDLLEPSSLLALKSSPTPSLSIHSRRRDGYELCSSRSLQIVIFLLIIVMAACLAAVSTLYFVEHNKQQQLDGYQLFGNGHLFHSDSTSATHLSDEDRQYFQHNLHTLFKNKTHVAWPSLAYATSTSRPPPSLHHFGEDETEELSAVMTKPQVSQQQQQQQSQPNLKHSRITTTAPNSRVVSNKTISSKNGKKWPLPQEVLRQSANGQKLIQSVRLPGRLSALAGSSGTPNNENPALVSSEKPPEVIALAQDFENNSIDIDAQQQQQQQLQAKTSSLPLPLPLPTIKLDEHIVVVGTIASSSTAPDPSVGQAIRKLNTGDAVIYNVYKTVSPPTSNLALTTNKVSTEPAQSTLAALALDVPPPAQPVRNSSGRHDNADALDLQNLSNTNESVDNPITALFGFEFTGAGLRDSSVGRRSANQRSLDWIRQKTLKTPIFGQPKECNGDESVSDNCQSVCYDDVPSPQSQTDNLDANVKQQHVEEIDLQSAEQDQDSDILSEQQTAVLAGHSGQNETANLAEATRTNPQRVYHGKSSHNTEAQSKQFSTETDASTSEDALYSVVGGPQLAPNAAAEVDHVELLAPKPDTEVGEPSSIALAPVVQLDCWSISACVLAAQSNYTIDVERYCPTAGSSLNISYTVPVSRYLQATSLELHFNSNKPLQWSICTDEDQSKAKASTQLNEDEDEAPPSSWVKVLKQMGNNKLILALDIPTRGNFVRDFMLRASHDLEQQKLCDDNAHVANPILQYNFSIIRDCD; encoded by the exons ATGGACTTTGATTTCTCTGACTTTT CTCGCCAAGATCTACTTGATGGTATTGACAATGAAGCCCTAGATCTGTTCATGCAAGTGGCCGCTGGTGTTGGTGCCCTTGATAACGATGAGAATAACCAGCAAGGTGGTCATGGACATAATCTTACGAATGTAGATCACATGGCAACAGGTGGTGGTGGGGGActaggaggaggaggaggcgcAACTAAATTGGAATCCCCACACACACCACCCATGCAGGTCGGCAGCTTGAGCAGCACACCAATATCCACACCGCAtagccaacagcagcaactacagcagcagcagcatgtCCATTCCCATGCCCATTTGCCGGAAAGTCCACCAGATTCGGGGTCAGAACCCGCCTATAGTCCACTGGGCGAGACCCATGGCCTGACTCTGCCCGGCCGAGAACTTATCTATCCGATGTTGCAGACAGAGCTACAGTATCCTTCACCAccgcatcagcatcagcatcagcagcaacaacagcagcagcagcagcaacagcaacagatgGCACCGAGTGGACATCATTTTGTTGCCCCTCCAGCCGATGTACGAATTAAGCATGAGTCGGGACTTGTAATGAATCCGAATAGCCTAATGTGCCAGCAGCAGTCGCTGCAGCCGATGAACGAGCAACAATTGCCGCCGTTgcaccaacagcaacatcagGAGTTGCAGCAAGATCAGATGCTCTACCAGCACTATGATAATGGCCCCGGGCCTGGGTCTGGCTTGTATTCAGCGGGTAGCTATCAGAATTTATCCACCACCTGCATGCTGACTTCCTCGTTGGGATTGGGCGATCGTGTCCAGGTAATTGGAACTAGCCAATTGTCACTGAATCGCATCTCGGCGCCCTCCACTCCAGTCCACCTGTCGTCACGCAAACGTAAAATGTCGACGCAACTGGACTGTCCGGATTTTGGTGCTACTCCGAAACTGGACACAACCGGAGGACTGGTGATGAGCCCGTTGCGTGCTTCACATCATTCGCTGGCCTCCACACCCCAAGATCTAAATCTGAGCAAGACGCCCGCCCATTCACACTGTTCTGCCTCTGTGTCGCCGGCTCTGTCCGCCATCAATTCCCAGGCGGACAATAGCCTCGATGGACAGGCTAGTAATGCAGCTGCCGGCTCCGGATCAGGATCCGGGTCTGGCAGTGAAGCCGGCGATCCAGCACTCAGCCAATGCATTCGCTTCAGTCCCTTTCAGCCTGAGAACTGGCACAAATTGTGCGATCAGAGTTTGCAGGAGCTATCCGTTATCTACTATCGCGTGGATGCCGATAAAGGATTCAATTTCAGCGTCTCGGATGACGCCTACGTGTGCCAGAAGAAGAACCACTTTCAGGTTACTTGCCATGCCCGCCTTCAGGGCGATGCCAAATTCGTGAAAACACCGTCCGGCCTGGAGAAAATTAAGTCCTTCCATTTGCATTTCTATGGCGTCAAATTCGAGGCGCCCAACCAGACGATTCGCGTGGAGCAGAGCCAATCGGATCGCTCCAAAAAGCCATTTTACCCCGTACC TATCGATCTCCAGAGTCACATTGTCAGCAAGGTCACAGTGGGTCGTCTGCACTTTTCGGAGACGACAAACAACAATATGAGGAAAAAAGGTCGCCCCAATCCGGAACAGCGTTTCTTTCAACTAGTGGTGGGACTGCATGTCCACACCACTTCAGGTAACTTCCCAGTGGTTAGCCACGGCAGCGAAAGGATCATAGTGCGTGCCTCGAATCCGGGACAGTTCGAGTCGGATGTGGATCTCTGTTGGCAACGGGGTCTCACCCAGGAATCGATATTCCATGCGGGACGAGTGGGCATCAATACAGATCGACCTGACGAGAGTCTGGTGGTGCACGGGAATCTTAAGGTATCGGGCCACATAGTCCAGCCGAGCGATAGCCGAGCCAAGCAAGAAATCGGGGAACTGGACACATCGGTCCAGTTGAGGAATTTGCAGAAGATTCGCATTGTTCGCTATCGCTACGAGCCAGAGTTTGCGGTTCACTCGGGCCTGAGGCGGGAGAGCGACACCCGAGAGATTGTGGACACTGGTGTGATAGCTCAAGAGGTGCGTGAGGTGATCCCAGATGCTGTACAAGAGGCTGGCAGTGTAGTGCTGCCCAATGGCAATgtcattgaaaattttctccTGGTCAATAAG GATCGCATCCTCATGGAGAATATTGGCGCCGTAAAAGAGCTCTGCAAGGTGACTGGTTCGCTAGAGACCCGCATTGAGCATCTGGAACGTGCCAATAGTCACCATAATAGCCACCAACTGCGTGCCAAGGATTTGTTGGAGCCAAGCTCCCTACTGGCTTTGAAATCGTCCCCAACCCCATCGTTGTCCATACACAGCCGCCGCCGAGATGGCTACGAGCTTTGCTCCAGTCGCAGTCTTCAGATTGTGATATTCCTCCTGATCATTGTGATGGCTGCCTG CCTTGCAGCCGTTTCCACTCTCTACTTTGTGGAGCATAATAAACAGCAGCAATTGGACGGTTATCAGCTATTTGGAAATGGCCATCTTTTTCACTCTGACTCCACATCAGCCACCCATTTGAGCGACGAGGATCGGCAATATTTCCAACACAATCTTCACACGCTATTTAAGAACAAAACCCATGTGGCCTGGCCGAGTTTAGCATATGCAACAAGTACCTCCAGACCTCCGCCTAGCTTACATCATTTTGGTGAGGACGAAACTGAGGAATTGTCCGCTGTGATGACCAAACCCCAGGtgtcacaacaacaacagcagcagcaaagtcAGCCAAATTTGAAGCACAGTCGTATTACCACAACAGCTCCCAACAGCAGAGTCGTCAGCAATAAGACAATAAGCagtaaaaatggaaaaaagtgGCCACTCCCGCAAGAAGTTTTGCGTCAGAGTGCGAATGGGCAAAAACTGATCCAATCTGTGCGGTTACCAGGACGCCTATCGGCGCTGGCCGGAAGCAGTGGGACCCCCAATAACGAGAACCCCGCCTTGGTCTCTTCGGAGAAGCCGCCCGAGGTCATTGCCCTGGCCCAGGACTTCGAGAATAACTCCATAGACATTGATgcccaacagcaacagcagcaacaactacagGCTAAGACCTCGTCTCTGCCACTGCCCTTACCTTTGCCCACTATAAAGCTGGATGAGCACATTGTGGTGGTGGGAACCATAGCAAGCAGCAGCACGGCTCCAGATCCCTCCGTTGGCCAGGCTATACGTAAACTTAATACTGGAGATGCAGTGATCTATAATGTGTACAAGACAGTCTCTCCGCCCACATCGAACCTGGCGCTGACCACCAATAAAGTCAGCACAGAACCGGCGCAGAGTACTTTGGCAGCCTTGGCCTTGGATGTCCCACCGCCAGCTCAGCCAGTGCGAAACAGCAGTGGGCGTCACGACAATGCCGATGCTTTGGACCTGCAGAACCTGTCTAACACGAATGAGTCTGTGGATAATCCCATTACAGCGCTCTTTGGATTCGAATTCACCGGAGCTGGTCTACGCGATTCTAGCGTGGGTCGCCGTTCGGCCAATCAGCGAAGTCTAGACTGGATCAGGCAGAAGACTCTGAAGACGCCGATATTTGGACAGCCCAAGGAGTGCAATGGCGATGAATCGGTCAGCGACAATTGCCAG TCAGTTTGCTATGATGATGTACCATCTCCCCAATCCCAGACAGACAATTTGGACGCGAATGTGAAGCAACAACATGTTGAGGAGATAGATCTACAATCAGCGGAGCAGGACCAGGACTCTGACATATTAAGCGAACAGCAGACAGCAGTTCTTGCTGGGCACTCTGGTCAGAATGAAACCGCCAATCTGGCTGAGGCCACCCGGACAAATCCCCAGCGAGTGTATCACGGAAAAAGCTCACACAACACTGAAGCCCAGTCCAAGCAGTTCTCAACCGAAACAGACGCCTCGACCAGTGAGGATGCCTTATACAGTGTAGTAGGAGGCCCGCAGTTGGCACCCAATGCAGCTGCCGAGGTGGATCATGTAGAACTGTTGGCTCCAAAGCCGGATACCGAGGTAGGAGAACCCTCGTCCATAGCATTGGCCCCTGTTGTTCAGTTGGATTGTTGGAGCATTTCCGCGTGTGTCTTAGCAGCTCAATCGAACTACACCATCGATGTGGAAAGGTATTGTCCCACAGCCGGTAGTTCATTGAATATAAGTTACACGGTTCCAGTGTCGCGGTATCTTCAGGCCACCAGCCTTGAGCTCCATTTCAA TTCCAACAAGCCTCTACAGTGGTCCATTTGCACGGATGAGGATCAGTCCAAGGCCAAGGCGAGTACCCAGTTAAACGAGGACGAGGATGAGGCTCCGCCGAGTAGTTGGGTCAAAGTGCTCAAACAAATGGGCAACAACAAGCTAATTCTGGCCCTGGACATACCAACGCGCGGCAATTTCGTGCGCGACTTTATGCTGCGAGCCAGCCATGACCTAGAACAG CAAAAACTTTGCGATGACAACGCCCATGTGGCAAACCCTATACTCCAGTACAACTTTAGCATTATAAGAGATTGTGATtag